One Phoenix dactylifera cultivar Barhee BC4 chromosome 8, palm_55x_up_171113_PBpolish2nd_filt_p, whole genome shotgun sequence genomic window carries:
- the LOC103715350 gene encoding acylphosphatase produces the protein MPPSACIPRKTQGKGTVLMPISLSNGPFPRAASFFSRSLHPHITLGRNRASQNLAMNTFAAAATPPMPPSTKKTVKVVIKGRVQGVFFRDWTVQNARELGLNGWVRNRRDGSVEALFSGDPNAVNEMVEKRCRVGPPAAAVTALNAFPSNEDPGQGFERKPTM, from the exons ATGCCTCCATCTGCGTGCATCCCACGCAAGACGCAGGGAAAAGGAACAGTGCTGATGCCGATCTCACTCTCGAACGGACCGTTCCCACGGGCCGCCAGTTTCTTCTCCCGATCCCTCCACCCCCATATTACTCTCGGGAGAAACAGAGCCTCTCAGAACCTCGCTATGAACACTTTCGCCGCCGCCGCAACGCCGCCGATGCCTCCCTCAACCAAAAAAACC GTGAAGGTCGTGATCAAGGGCCGGGTCCAGGGAGTGTTCTTCCGCGACTGGACGGTCCAGAACGCCCGGGAGCTCGGCCTCAACGGCTGGGTCCGCAACCGGAGGGACGGCTCCGTCGAGGCCCTCTTCTCGGGAGACCCAAACGCCGTCAACGAGATGGTCGAGAAGAGGTGCCGGGTCGGGCCTCCCGCAGCTGCCGTCACCGCACTCAACGCCTTCCCCTCCAATGAAGATCCCGGCCAAGGTTTCGAACGCAAACCCACAATGTAA